In the genome of Triticum urartu cultivar G1812 chromosome 5, Tu2.1, whole genome shotgun sequence, one region contains:
- the LOC125509451 gene encoding putative CBL-interacting protein kinase 27, translating into MEDAAEGKTNVLQGRYELGRVLGHGNFGRVHAARDLRTGRGVAVKVVAKDKVERAGMVEQIKREIAVMKMVSHPNIVELHEVLATRTKIYLALELVRGGELFARISRAGRLREDVARRYFRQLISAVDFCHGRGVYHRDLKPENLLLDEAGNLKVADFGLSALAGHARPDGLLHTACGTPAYVAPEVLGGNGYDGAKADIWSCGVILYVLLVGALPFQDENLMSMYRKMQRGGFLCPSWVSKDARKLIGRLLDPNPSSRITIASLVESPWFKKTSPIPSPLLEPVPPAAARGNGEDKDEPPEALNAFHLISLSAGFDLSPLFDQEPSTGRGARGGVMRFATREPASGVISRLEGLATGGAMRVTKSGARGVRLEGAERGRKGRLGVAAEFFSVAPSVLVVDVKKDGGDTMEYRSFCSDELRPALKDIVWAAAAAAAASPGDPPAPA; encoded by the coding sequence ATGGAGGACGCGGCGGAGGGCAAGACGAACGTGCTGCAGGGGAGGTACGAGCTGGGGCGCGTGCTGGGGCACGGCAACTTCGGCCGGGTGCACGCGGCGCGGGACCTGCGCACGGGCCGCGGGGTGGCGGTCAAGGTGGTGGCCAAGGACAAGGTGGAGCGCGCCGGGATGGTGGAGCAGATCAAGCGGGAGATCGCGGTGATGAAGATGGTGTCCCACCCCAACATCGTGGAGCTGCACGAGGTGCTGGCCACGCGCACCAAGATCTATCTGGCCCTCGAGCTCGTCCGCGGCGGCGAGCTCTTCGCCCGGATCTCCCGCGCCGGCCGCCTCCGCGAGGACGTCGCGCGCCGGTACTTCCGCCAGCTCATCTCCGCGGTCGACTTCTGCCACGGCCGCGGCGTGTACCACCGCGACCTCAAGCCCGAGAACCTGCTCCTCGACGAGGCCGGCAACCTCAAGGTCGCCGATTTCGGGCTCAGCGCGCTCGCTGGCCACGCACGCCCCGACGGGCTGCTCCACACCGCGTGCGGCACGCCGGCGTACGTGGCCCCCGAGGTGCTCGGCGGGAATGGCTACGACGGCGCCAAGGCCGACATCTGGTCCTGCGGTGTCATCCTCTACGTGCTCCTCGTCGGCGCCCTGCCGTTCCAGGACGAGAACCTCATGTCCATGTACCGCAAGATGCAGCGCGGCGGCTTCCTCTGCCCGTCGTGGGTCTCCAAGGACGCCCGGAAGTTGATCGGCAGGCTGCTCGACCCCAACCCGAGCAGCCGCATCACGATCGCCAGCCTCGTCGAGTCGCCGTGGTTCAAGAAGACGTCGCCCATTCCAAGCCCTCTCTTGGAGCCCGTGCCACCAGCGGCCGCGCGCGGCAACGGCGAGGACAAGGACGAGCCTCCGGAGGCGCTGAACGCCTTCCACCTGATCTCCCTCTCCGCGGGCTTCGACCTGTCGCCGCTGTTCGACCAGGAACCGTCGACGGGGCGCGGGGCGAGGGGCGGCGTCATGCGGTTCGCGACGCGGGAGCCGGCGAGCGGCGTGATCTCGCGGCTGGAGGGCCTGGCGACCGGCGGGGCCATGCGCGTGACCAAGAGCGGGGCGCGCGGGGTGCGGCTGGAGGGCGCCGAGCGCGGGCGCAAGGGGCGGCTCGGGGTGGCCGCGGAGTTCTTCAGCGTGGCGCCGTCCGTGCTGGTGGTCGACGTCAAGAAGGACGGCGGCGACACGATGGAGTACCGGTCGTTCTGCAGCGACGAGCTCCGGCCGGCGCTCAAGGACATCGTGTGggctgccgctgccgccgccgccgcgtccccCGGTGACCCCCCTGCCCCCGCCTGA